From the genome of Spinacia oleracea cultivar Varoflay chromosome 2, BTI_SOV_V1, whole genome shotgun sequence, one region includes:
- the LOC110776157 gene encoding uncharacterized protein: protein MTTGEMTIAEMKAAYEKAQAELAQERASNETLQKELESVKSNKHQSRYKGGKPKKLTFEMPDDFEDVTDDEEETREEEDKEAPDPVTQRLNKMDARMTKHYSRLMKLMTRFPGAPTPVETEPTDGYAASPFCEAIARVTVPHTLRLPTWTTLYDGTSDPYRHVNFYKQRMWQIGIPHDLVEPVMCKSFGGTLDGAALEWLTNVPPRSISCLSDLINAFYQQFASSRQLEKQTSDLYRTAIEAFKRGLIPNSELYREITKYPCATFEEVRSRATAQMRIEDDEVIRTASQRSTGGSSDRRSYTPRNNNWRHQPYVRQNQVQSVNQYYDTNNVYRNERVEHPNISDYGFNVDIRGVVNALQNVGGTVRWPRKNDRPDSMKDMSKWCDFHRDNGHTTEECISLRKEVAYLLKRGHLKELLSDKGKETFSKEQTTLPGPATSSERPDPPPFNKVVNVISGGSDICGLTSSAAKKINRGESETVEEGQTEDEVALHRSLTAMAITFDDSDSVDTQREHHDGLVISLPVGNALIKRILVDNGSSANVLFLKALQEMGLEEKNIVRRSTVLVGFSGEALRTVGEISLPTYAEGVNMMTKFNVVDCPSAYNVILGRPWIHKMKAVPSTYHQSIKFPTKWGVMEIKGQQRDAKKCYETALKPSKSPI, encoded by the exons ATGACTACTGGAGAGATGACGATCGCAGAGATGAAGGCGGCTTACGAGAAAGCCCAAGCCGAACTAGCCCAAGAGAGGGCATCCAATGAAACCCTCCAGAAAGAGCTCGAATCTGTAAAGAGCAACAAGCACCAGTCCCGCTACAAAGGTGGGAAGCCAAAAAAGCTAACGTTCGAGATGCCCGATGACTTCGAAGACGTGACCGACGATGAGGAGGAAACCCGTGAGGAAGAAGACAAAGAAGCTCCCGATCCGGTGACCCAACGCCTGAACAAGATGGATGCACGCATGACAAAGCACTATTCCCGCCTGATGAAGTTGATGACCAGGTTCCCCGGGGCACCTACACCAGTGGAGACCGAGCCGACCGACGGATATGCCGCGTCGCCGTTCTGCGAAGCGATCGCTAGAGTGACAGTTCCGCACACACTCCGGCTCCCAACCTGGACCACCCTGTACGACGGGACATCCGACCCCTATAGGCACGTCAACTTCTACAAGCAGCGCATGTGGCAGATCGGGATTCCGCACGACCTAGTGGAACCTGTTATGTGCAAATCATTCGGCGGCACCCTTGATGGAGCAGCTTTGGAATGGCTCACGAACGTCCCTCCCAGATCCATCTCCTGTCTGTCCGACCTCATCAACGCCTTCTATCAACAATTCGCCAGCAGTCGCCAGTTAGAAAAACAAACCAGTGATCTCTATCG GACTGCTATTGAGGCGTTCAAGAGAGGCCTCATCCCCAATTCGGAGCTATACCGGGAaataaccaaatacccctgtgCAACTTTCGAAGAGGTGCGATCAAGGGCCACCGCCCAGATGCGAATCGAAGACGACGAGGTTATCCGAACAGCATCTCAACGATCGACGGGGGGCAGCAGCGACAGAAGATCGTACACCCCAAGGAACAACAATTGGCGACACCAACCGTATGTTCGGCAAAACCAGGTACAAAGTGTCAATCAGTATTATGATACTAACAATGTTTACAGGAACGAGCGGGTCGAACACCCCAACATCTCCGACTACGGCTTCAACGTCGACATTAGAGGTGTGGTGAACGCCCTTCAAAATGTAGGTGGAACAGTCAGATGGCCCCGGAAGAACGACAGACCGGACTCCATGAAGGACATGAGCAAATGGTGCGACTTCCACCGCGACAACGGACACACAACCGAGGAGTGCATCTCCCTCCGAAAGGAAGTCGCATACCTCCTGAAACGGGGGCATCTAAAGGAACTGTTGAGCGACAAGGGAAAAGAAACATTTTCCAAAGAGCAAACCACCCTGCCCGGCCCAGCGACAAGCAGCGAGCGACCAGACCCACCACCGTTCAATAAAGTGGTAAATGTTATTTCCGGTGGTTCAGATATTTGTGGACTAACCtcttctgcagctaaaaaaATTAACAGGGGAGAATCTGAGACCGTAGAAGAGGGACAAACCGAAGACGAGGTCGCACTACACAGGTCCCTGACCGCAATGGCTATTACTTTCGACGATTCAGATTCTGTAGATACACAGCGGGAGCACCACGACGGGCTGGTAATATCGCTCCCAGTAGGGAACGCATTGATCAAAAGGATACTGGTCGACAACGGAAGCTCAGCCAACGTATTGTTCTTGAaagcactacaagaaatgggATTAGAAGAGAAAAACATAGTAAGGAGATCAACAGTCCTGGTAGGGTTCAGTGGAGAAGCACTACGGACGGTAGGAGAGATATCGCTGCCTACATACGCAGAAGGCGTCAACATGATGACCAAGTTCAACGTCGTCGATTGTCCATCAGCGTACAACGTCATCCTAGGACgaccatggatccacaaaatgaagGCAGTTCCATCAACATATCAccaatcaatcaaatttccaacCAAGTGGGGggtcatggaaatcaaagggCAGCAAAGGGATGCGAAGAAATGTTACGAGACAGCACTGAAACCATCCAAGTCACccatctag